TTGCGGTTGCACAGCTCATCGTATGCTACAGGGAAACAGAAGATCTCATCGAAAATGGGGTTCAGATTCTTGCGATGCACACGTGTCTGGAACTTCTTCTTCCTTTCGGGGAGCAGGTAGATCTTCACATACGGGTCAGAGGTGCCCATGAAGTCTTTGGCAGGCAGGTCTAAGGCCTTTAATATTCTCACGACTAAAGCCTGCTCCTCGTAGTCATAGCGCAGTGAGAAGCTGAGCTTTCCACAAGTCTCAATGGGCTCTTTGGCCTCACCCTCAGAGTCCACAGACTTCTGCTTGTAGAGTTCAGGTTTTATTCTTCCAATGCTCACTACAGAAGACTGGCGGAGAGGCACTGTGTCCATGCTGAAATCAACACTGGTGACGTTCATCTGACGAGGAAGGTGGCGCCGGAACGAATTATGCCTgttgaaaaggtttaaaaaaaaaaaaaaaaaaaagagtctggTAAATATATCAAATGTGTTTAGACCAACTGAAAATGAGCAGGACTTTCTCACACAGTACTTAACTGATTTCATTCCTATTTACTATTCCTATTATTACTTTGTAACTACAGGTAACTATAAACCtgagcaaacaaaaataacctgtggagttacCCGAGGATCCATCTACCTGACAGGTAGACCACAGTTTGTCCTTATGGCCAGGGCTCTGTCTGTCAGGGCGGTGTGTGATATTGGAGCTCCACacttattttttctgttcacCTTCTACAAcacagacttccagtacaacgcTTGTGCAGAAGTTTTGTTACTACTGCGGTGGGGTGTATACGTGGTGGACAGGAGTGGGCTGGTGAAAATCACCTGATGCTGAATGTGGATTAGAACAGAGAGATGGAGCTTGACTTCAGGAGAATGAAGACAGTTCCACACCTACTTGCATCCTGGGGAGGAACATCAACACAGTGGAGAACTACAACTACATGGGTGTGAACATGGACAGCAGACTGAACTGGAAGACCAACAGCCTGGCTGcacacaagaagaagaagaagaagaaacatactGTTCTCTGTGATGGATAACCcagaccaccctctccaccacaCTCAGACAGCAGAGCTTCTTCTCCAGGAGACTCAACCTGCTCCGCTGTCATAAAGAAGGTAACCAGAGATCTTTCCTGCCTCAGGTCATAGCACTTTATACcagttctgtcatttttttaccTGGATATATATGTGCAGCTCAGCATATAGTTGTTGAGTTGCAACTATCTGGTGTACTAATTGtactaattaaaaatattgaaaatttgtacatttttcttttaaaataacattgtcATATTATGTGATTAAGAACACATATAACAGCTTGACACTTTGGAAGTACAattggacacatttttatggaCTTTTTATCTCATCACATGTTGTGGACTCGAATGGCACCTGTTTCATAGAATGACCCAGCTGTTCTTCAGGTCAAGATATACAGATCttccacagaaacaaaaagcatTTGTTATGACTCACCTGAGATCCAGGAGTGCTGAAGAAATACATAATGTGGAAGCTTTTCCCACTTAGACCAGTCCAACATGTGACTCTACTTGATGAGCCAAaccaaatattttacttttcaggCTTGTTTACTACAACTTACAGCTCAAATGACCCTACAGTAAATGTACTGGTAGGTTTCATTCAGCAAAATATTACCTCAAACAGAATTTTACCTTCACCCTCTTTTGTTTTAGGAAACAAAGATTTCCAGTATTTTTTTTGGCATTTACCTAAATCTAATGAATTTCCATTAGGTTGACATCTACTGACAACTGTTTGACTTGCCAATCTTGTTGCCTAGCAACTGGCCCGCCTCCTTTTTGAAAGGAAGACAATCACAGTGCCACAAATAATATGACACAAGAAGCATTGCAGTGGATTGAAAACAACAAGCAGCTGGACTGCACCTGCAAAAACCTCAAGAACAAAAcattcaaaaggaaaaaagaaaatgaagtgaaTGCTGAGTTGATTGGAGCTCCTAATGAGTTTTGATTGTACTGCAGTTCCTTACATCCATACGCTTGTCCCATGTGGGGGTTCACAAGATTATCCAATCAAAAGGCAAAGTAAGacaaagaagatgaagaggTGCCCAGAACTTTGTCCACTGGGTGGAGACATGCCCCCCTTCGGAAAGGCTCTTTGTCTATCTTATCTGataacagtcaggacctgtccccctACCCGAAGGTGGAgtgaggctaccctttcgtccaccggggtaaaccccaacttacaggcgccaagtcggggggcaatgagcatgcccacacctgctcgccacctctcactgggagcaattccagaatggaagagggtccagcccctcttgaggacagtggttccagagcccaagccgtgcgttgagttgagtccaactatatctagccagaaccgctcaacctagcgcaccagctcaggctccttccccgtcagagaggtgacattccacgtccctagagctagcttctgcagccgaggatcagaccgccagggtccccgcctctggcagccgcccagctcacactgtacccgacccctatggcccctcctgcaggtggtgaaactatgggaggagaggcccatgccACCCTTTtaggctgagcccgaccgggtcccatgggcaaaggcctggtcACCAAGCGCTTGCCTCCATGCCCCAACTCCAGGGCTGGCTCCAGGGGGGGGGTTAAGGGAAACCTGAGTCCATGATTTgtcgtcatcataggggtgatttgagtagcgtttcgtctggtccctcccctacacacctgtttgccatgggtgaccctaccaactaaaacaactcaaagttttttttagttgtttataaatgtcttaatggttttgggtcattttatttatcagaccttgttttaaattatgaaccctagCAGTCCCTGAGATCCTCTGGTACCAGCCCTTTAGTTGTTCTCAAAGTCAGAGCCAAGACTTTTGGCGAAACCTCGTTCCACCACCACGGGCCTCGACTGAGCAgaagcctgccagagaacctcagggctgcagagactgttgatgtttttataaaCCGGCTCAAGACGTTCTTTTCAGTTTAGCCTATAGCTtgaattttatttgagttttttttttttttttttttttttttttgagtttcacttatttaatcatatttttttttctcttatttttacCACCTATTTATATGGCTttctgtttcattgttttaggcccaatcccatttatctttttttaccCCATCCCCTACCCCTTGCCACTTGCCACTTAAAAACAGAGTGGACTCGGACTCGGAGCGGACTCAGAACAGAATAtgtcatcagtagtcactaaagaacattttacactggaactaggagaaattttaaataacaaaacaacaataaatagaatggactctcagtctcattaataAAGAATGAAAGCCAAACACAGCCAAAAAAATAAGTCtgatagataataaagtctctgttctatAAACAAAATTGGCTTTCAAAAACTGGCAAAACTGCctgttgtattaaaaaaaaaaaataataaaaaaaactagaaaaatatactgtgcatcattgctgtttgtgtAGTTGAGATATCTCCCCTCAACCTTTCATTTGCTAAGCAATTAGTCAATGATGAAAGCAGCTTCCCAACTCTGCTTTTATCACACCACcggtttaatttaaaaataaaatgattatccTCCCCGGTCATTATTTGCTATTAAACTATTTCTCTGTTTCCTTCGGTTTTTTCGAATTTTTCCAAGCTGTGAGATTTTTTGCGTTCTTTAGAGCGAAATCACTGTCAGTGAAGTGGTAGAAAGGACTGAGAACATGAGCATTATCATCTTTAACCTGGCCTTTCAGTCTGGCTGGTGGGTGCATAATTCATGAAGACCTCGGTGGCAACATAATTGAATTAATGAGCCTAATGACAACCCACAGAAAGTGTCAATAACATCTTCCTCTGAGAAACTGATCACAGCTGCCCGGCTCATGTCACAAGGAACTGGCCCTTCCATCCTGACAGCTCCCCCTGCAGCAATGCTAATTATGGCTGCTCTACTTTAAACGCAGTCctggaaaacaaagacaatCCAGAGCTGACTGTTTAATAACTGGGGTTGCTTCCTGCTGTTACCATGGCAGCTTGACTCACATGCACATGTGATTGTAGGATTCAAATTGCAGTGAGATTATGTGTCAGATATGTACAGAGACAgccctttttcttttggttttctaACTGCGGCGGCGTTTCAAGGTTACCAGCCAGTCACTGATAATCTGCATGACATGTGGCAAACTACCTCGAGGACAGTGGCAGCATGGTCACGATCTGTCAGGACATTTCCTGCATTAAGGGAACATCAGCTTTGTGTTTCTTGCTGCTGCTGGGCTGAAGAAAGAAACCAAAGTtggtttaacccttaaaactccgcCAGATCAACCCCCAAGCGCTATGGCTTATATTAtcaggaacagtagtgtgtaGCTTTGtagggtaaattgtgatggatagctaccctttagttGATCTACCAAAGTTTTCCAGGGATTTAGATCTCATTCACGAGGTTTAAAATCTAGccaaaaaatgtagttttattcagagacaccattatttatcacattttcacaataaaacaaattgctatcactactatgttgctaagagacctctatttagacctggacatgaagatgaagccacttcctgtcagactttccaccaatcagagagcttagattgacggtaacgtccaatcaggagcagccaaagatcaaccagtgagcagaaagttctatgtgtgtgtgaaaagaagaaaaataatgctcctctatggctggaataaagccaagaagacgtttctgatgcacggtggcgccacaaagcagctgagctggagttggtttagtgaggatagcaggtaaatagtagcaggaataactggaaatgaggaaaaagtggaaacatggaaatagtttctgttgtgtgtttgtttcaataacaatattttttctcctgaaagccaagacttgagagaacgatgagatgagaaaaggtttggtcactgttggtctgtgtgttatttctacaaagttctgttagtaataaattctgctttcttcttctggtcgacctttatgctgctaaatctattcatacattcattttacatcattttacctcccaatctgacagctgagaaacatcatgatgttgactgagattaaaaaaagcagtttaaattgtaaaatataaaatggcttggagttttaGGGGTTAAACATACGTTTATCACTATGTGTTCTCAGTGCTTGGACAGACTTGGAGGGGGTCACATGAATGTACCTGGAAGAGGAGGTCGGCTCTGTGGTCTGCCTTTGGATTTTTGAAGGCTGCTGCTTGATTTTCTCCCGCAGGGCTGATTGCACCTCAGCAGGGATGTCTGGTGATGTCTGACTGATCTTCATGGCCGCCTCCAGGAGCTTCACAGAGCTCCGTCCGTTCACCTTTATCTCTGGAGGGTACTTCTTCTCCACCTCTACCACTTTACAGCCAGTGACAGGAGGGGAGTTGGGAGAAGAAGCCTCTGGGAAACCCACATGGAGGCCATTTTCAGCATGTGCTGACAGAGGCTTGCTCCTCCAAACGGGCCAACACAGTTTccaaaagacaaagagagagactACCAACAGGGCTAGACCACAGAAACCCACCACGACAGCAAGAAGACTGATAGAGATGTCTGATTAACCCACAGGAGGGGGGGGGGTGGAAGGTGAAGGACAAACGACAGACATGtgaggacaaaaaaagaagagaaagtaaactgcatgtcatcatttacagacataaataaattatttagaaCTCCCATCTGAAACAGCTGATAATCAATAATCAGCACTGGTTGCATGAAGGATCTATAAAGCTCACATATGCACCTTTTACACCCGAGTTTATCCCAAAATCTGCCTAAGAAGGGAGAAACAATATCACtcgtgtttttctctctttcacctGTTGCTGTTTCATCATTGTGGCCAGAGCTGCTGCAAGATGCGCAACAGGTGGACACACAAGACAAGACAACACAAGAAATAAAGCGGCGCAGTCAAGTTTGGTCTGATGATTTTCTCTTAACTCCTTATTCCAAACAAACAGAGGGAAATGAAAAGCTTTGCTGAATTAAAGAGCATTATTAAGAAGTTTGGTGCATTTACCTGCGTATCCTTTACCTGGTATATTGTTCTCTAAAGGGAAAATATCCGCACATTTCTCCCGGTCTACGTGTCCCGTGAGACAAAGTTCCGTAACGATTTGGAGAGCCCTTTGGCACAGAGTGATGCTGTCCTCCGTGCGGACACTCATGTCTCTCCTATTAAGCCATTGCACGCCGGAAGGACGGAGGTTCATCTGGGCACCTTTTATTCTTTATGCACCGCAAATCGTCGCGTGTCCACTGGAGACAGCAGAAAGGATCGCTGCGTCCTGATCCATAGCGAGCGCGCGCAGAGGAGCGACTGGCTGCACGCCTTCCCAGCCGTTCCAATACCAGCCTTGGAGTGGgtggaggtgtttgtgtgtgtgtctgtgtgtatgtgtgtgtgggaaggGGGCGTGGCGCGTCGTTTTGGTTGTGAATCCCGTTGGTTAGTATTTGTAACGAGATTACTTTTTCTCGATGTGACCGGAGTGTTCCCGTGAGCGACGTGCGACCCCCTGTGCCCCGCCTGCTGTCTAATACATGCTGGTTCACGAGCTCCGGTCCTACAAACTAACGGGTTTTGTCCCCCAGTAAACATGCAAATGAGTAAAGAATCCATCTTTTCAGCCTATAAATCAGGTGAAGCGGATTTTACGTCCGTTAAAGGACGCCTCGCTGAATGTTCCCCTCTGGATAGATGGATGTATTTCCCTTCCCCTCAAACCACTGCAGCTCATCACTACGACTGCAAGTTATTGTTTTGGCAAAACCATTTACCATCCAcgtcatcaggtccacctgttctcacttattaacacaaatataatcagccaatcacagccacAACTCATAGATTTAATCAACCAAAAACTAATACTAGCATTTACTTTTTACACTCAAAAAAAGGAAGTGAAACCAGTAGTAATAGTAAAAGGTAAGAGAAAACCACATGACAGCCATCCGTTATACACAACCagggctcagtgggtagagcagtcatcttgtagcctgagggttgccggtttgatcctcggcctgtcgagctcgtGTCGATGTGTCCCTGaggatgggtcgtggttagcgccttgcacgGCAGCTTCCgctatcagtgtgtgaatgaatgggtgaatgtgacgtatgatgtaaagtgctttgggtatcattccaggtccagtcaaacaaaaactaaactgaggtgatggtttttggagccaaagagaaacggttaaaggtcaccacagagcttcagtctatacacctaaaaaccaccaaccaggccagaaatctgggtgtactgatgggctcagacctaaactttgagaaccacatgaagggaaccacaaagtcagcctactatcaccttaagaagatatcaagggtaaaagatctgatgtctcagcaggacctggaaaaactagtccagcttccatctttagtcggcttgattattgtaacagtatttttacaggttctacctaaaaaatcaattagacacctgcagctgatccagaactctgttgctccagtcctcactaagactaagagagtggaccacatcagtccagctctgtaTTACTTTCTGCactctgctgtaatgttttatgtaaagcactttgaattgtcttgtacatgaaagaaaaactgaactCATTTTTAATTCATCAGCAAATTAGACAGCTGTTATTATAAGACTGGACCCAGGCCATCCCTCAGACTGATGACCAGCTTGGAAAAACAActcaagttatttattttaataaaattagctTTGCTATCACTTATTAGACTTTCTTAGTGTAAACATGCTTTTTTATGGAAATATCAACACATTACAGTAATGCATTACCTAAACCTCTGGGTGAACACCACTACATCTAACAAGTCCTctgcttaaataaatattttatgaaatgtcaTCTATGATGTACAGAGGCATTTTTTTCTACAATGGCTTGATGTGTACAATGGCTCCAGGAACACTGTTTGCAACACCTCAAAACTATATTGAAGATTCTTGGAGTATTTCAGATCCAAAACATAGACTAGTCCCAGCAGATAGGATCAGGCTCTACTGAGAACCCCAAGATTTCTGAGGACAGCGATTCCCTCATTAATCCCTACATCAGTAGGTTAGACTAACCCGTCATGGCTCTGCAGCAGATAAACCTTTATCACTTCCTTAGCCAAAGTCTCTCTAAACAAAGACGGCGTCCACCTGTAGACAAAGATAACTGCTTTAAGCTCACTTTTATTCTACATAGTTCAAGacgctgacacacacacacacacacacacacacacagagagagaaaggaaaatgttttcacatgaAATCTGGAGATAGACAGAATATTTGGACATATTTGGATTTCTAAATCTCATCAACGCATATTTGATTCCCAGTAGACCATAAATGATATTAGATAtaaaaactgagacattttaccatttcatggaaaacatgaactcattttgatggcagcaaagcatctttaaaaagtagttccagggtgatgttcagcacggtgtaaaaagtagttccagggtgatgttcagcacgttgtaaagagtagttccagggtgatgttcagcacgttgtaaaaagtagttccagggtgatgttcagcacgttgtaaaaagtagttccagggtgatgttcagcacggtgtaaaaagtagttccagggtggtgttcagcatggtgtaaaaagtagttccagggtgatgttcagcacgttgtaaaaagtagttccagggtgatgttcagcatggtgtaaaaagtagttccagggtggtgttcagcatggtgtaaaaagtagttccagggtgatgttcagaaCGTTGTAaagagtagttccagggtgatgttcagcatggtgtaaaaagtagttccagggtgatgttcagcatggtgtaaaaagtagttccagggtggtgttcggcatggtgtaaaaagtagttccagggtgatgttcagcacgttgtaaagagtagttccagggtgatgttcagcatggtgtaaaaagtagttccagggtgatgttcagcacggtgtaaaaagtagttccagggtggtgttcagcatggtgtaaaaagtagttccagggtgatgttcagcatggtgtaaaaagtagttccagggtggtgttcagcatggtgtaaaaagtagttccagggtgatgttcagcacggtgtaaaaagtagttccagggtggtgttcagcatggtgtaaaaagtagttccagggtgatgttcagcatggtgtaaaaagtagttccagggtgatgttcagcatggtgtaaaaagtagttccagggtgatgttcagcacgttgtaaagagtagttccagggtggtgttcggcatggtgtaaaaagtagttccagggtggtgttcagcatggtgtaaaaagtagttccagggtggtgttcagcatggtgtagcatctcttcttctaacatgtctggaaacgtctgggaagtgaagagaccagttgctggagttttagaagaggaatgttgtcccattctggtctgatgcaggattctagctgctctacagtcctggaccttggttgctggatttctgcttccatgatgctccagatgttgtgtactggtgaaggttctggactgcaggcaggccagttcagcagccggactcttctcctgtgaagccatgctgctgtgatggaagcaggatgtggttcagcatcatcttgctgaaatctgcaaggtcttccctgaaagagacgttgtctggatgggagcagatgttgctctaaaacctgtttgtttgttgtctaAAAACTGTCTACTGGTTTTTCATATTTCAGACTGGAACCCACATCAGATCCAGTTTCATTTTATCGTTCCTAAGATAAGACACGCTATTCATCCCCAACAAGGAAGATTCAGGTGTTCAGCAGCATACAGTGTTTGCCATAATCAAGCACTCTCACTAGCCTACAAAACCACAACAtgacaacagtaaataaaataaaaaaactactataaatagtttaaaaaagcaCACATTAACATGATTTATTGTTGAGTCTTTTAGTGGCAGAGATAAATGAGCTCCTGAGACTCTCAGTCCTGCAGCATATGGAGAGGAGTCGGTCACTGTGGCTGCGTCTCTGGGCGACTACATTGTGATACAGGGGGTGACTACTTTTCCTGAGAATGGCCTGCAACTTGCTCCTGATGCT
The window above is part of the Melanotaenia boesemani isolate fMelBoe1 chromosome 23, fMelBoe1.pri, whole genome shotgun sequence genome. Proteins encoded here:
- the syt10 gene encoding synaptotagmin-10 isoform X2, which gives rise to MSVRTEDSITLCQRALQIVTELCLTGHVDREKCADIFPLENNIPDISISLLAVVVGFCGLALLVVSLFVFWKLCWPVWRSKPLSAHAENGLHVGFPEASSPNSPPVTGCKVVEVEKKYPPEIKVNGRSSVKLLEAAMKISQTSPDIPAEVQSALREKIKQQPSKIQRQTTEPTSSSRHNSFRRHLPRQMNVTSVDFSMDTVPLRQSSVVSIGRIKPELYKQKSVDSEGEAKEPIETCGKLSFSLRYDYEEQALVVRILKALDLPAKDFMGTSDPYVKIYLLPERKKKFQTRVHRKNLNPIFDEIFCFPVAYDELCNRKLHFSVYDFDRFTSHDMIGEVVVDNLFELSDLSREAVVWKDIHAATMESIDLGEIMYSLCYLPTAGRMTLTVIKCRNLKAMDITGSSDPYVKVYLVCDGRRLKKRKTTTKKSTLNPVYNEAIIFDIPPENVEQVSLSIMVMDYDRVGHNEVIGVCRASPDAVGLGRDHWNEMLAYPRKPITHWHALGEWPGRAASFESQGSCPSPKPPQTP
- the syt10 gene encoding synaptotagmin-10 isoform X1, which translates into the protein MSVRTEDSITLCQRALQIVTELCLTGHVDREKCADIFPLENNIPGKGYADISISLLAVVVGFCGLALLVVSLFVFWKLCWPVWRSKPLSAHAENGLHVGFPEASSPNSPPVTGCKVVEVEKKYPPEIKVNGRSSVKLLEAAMKISQTSPDIPAEVQSALREKIKQQPSKIQRQTTEPTSSSRHNSFRRHLPRQMNVTSVDFSMDTVPLRQSSVVSIGRIKPELYKQKSVDSEGEAKEPIETCGKLSFSLRYDYEEQALVVRILKALDLPAKDFMGTSDPYVKIYLLPERKKKFQTRVHRKNLNPIFDEIFCFPVAYDELCNRKLHFSVYDFDRFTSHDMIGEVVVDNLFELSDLSREAVVWKDIHAATMESIDLGEIMYSLCYLPTAGRMTLTVIKCRNLKAMDITGSSDPYVKVYLVCDGRRLKKRKTTTKKSTLNPVYNEAIIFDIPPENVEQVSLSIMVMDYDRVGHNEVIGVCRASPDAVGLGRDHWNEMLAYPRKPITHWHALGEWPGRAASFESQGSCPSPKPPQTP